Proteins encoded by one window of Streptomyces sp. NBC_01571:
- a CDS encoding 3-oxoacyl-ACP reductase — protein MSLPLEGLTAIVTGAGRGLGRAEALELAGLGASVVVNDYGRPGRDGSGAASAAPAEEVAAEIRAAGGRALAHTGDVADHEQARGLVESAVAGFGRLDILVNNAGILRDRMVFSMSEEEWDSVIRVHLKGHFNMTHFASAHWRARSKAVGGPVYGRIVNTSSEAFLAGSAGQPNYAAAKGGIVGLTTSTALALARYGVTANVICPRARTRMTEDVFAGFPAPQAGAEPGEGLDPLAPEHVAPLVGYLASPAAAHVNGQLLVVHGGMVAVVERPRVAAKFDTKQDAFTYDELDALLSPHYAGRPRGETFAAAEVLGLKRG, from the coding sequence ATGTCACTGCCACTCGAGGGGCTGACCGCGATCGTCACCGGCGCGGGGCGCGGCCTCGGCCGGGCCGAGGCGCTGGAGCTCGCCGGCCTGGGCGCGTCCGTCGTCGTCAACGACTACGGACGTCCCGGGCGGGACGGTTCGGGCGCGGCCTCGGCCGCGCCCGCCGAGGAGGTCGCCGCCGAGATCCGTGCCGCGGGCGGCCGTGCCCTCGCCCACACCGGCGACGTCGCCGACCACGAACAGGCCCGCGGGCTGGTCGAGTCGGCGGTCGCCGGGTTCGGCAGACTGGACATCCTGGTCAACAACGCGGGCATCCTGCGCGACCGGATGGTCTTCTCGATGTCGGAGGAGGAGTGGGACTCGGTCATCCGGGTCCATCTCAAGGGCCACTTCAACATGACGCACTTCGCGTCCGCGCACTGGCGGGCGCGGTCCAAGGCCGTGGGCGGGCCGGTGTACGGGCGGATCGTCAACACCTCGTCGGAGGCGTTCCTCGCGGGTTCGGCGGGACAGCCCAACTACGCGGCGGCCAAGGGCGGGATCGTCGGCCTGACCACGTCGACCGCGCTGGCGCTGGCCAGGTACGGGGTGACGGCGAACGTCATCTGCCCGCGGGCCCGGACCCGTATGACCGAGGACGTGTTCGCGGGCTTCCCGGCTCCACAGGCCGGTGCGGAGCCGGGGGAGGGGCTGGACCCGCTCGCCCCCGAGCATGTCGCCCCGCTCGTCGGCTACTTGGCCTCGCCCGCCGCCGCGCACGTCAACGGGCAGCTGCTCGTCGTGCACGGCGGCATGGTGGCGGTCGTCGAACGGCCCCGGGTGGCCGCCAAGTTCGACACCAAGCAGGACGCCTTCACCTACGACGAACTCGACGCCCTGCTCAGCCCGCACTACGCCGGGCGCCCGCGTGGCGAGACGTTCGCGGCGGCCGAGGTCCTGGGGCTCAAGCGCGGGTAG
- a CDS encoding ABC transporter ATP-binding protein, with the protein MTWTTGTTGTTETEAAVSFTGAVKAFGAVRAVDGVDLEIARGETVALLGRNGAGKSTTISLLLGLNEPDEGSVALFGGPPERAVRAGRIGAMLQEARPVPRVTVRELVSFVAGRYPAPLPVDEALRLAGIAELAGRRADRLSGGQAQRVRFAVALAGNPALIVLDEPTAALDVEARQAFWASMRAYARRGHTVLFSTHYLDEADAHADRILVIDRGRIVADGTGEQLKRSVGGNLVSFELAGESTRGLTLLPGVVSVEVRGDRARLRTDDSDATVVALAQRGSIRGLEVTAASLDDAFLALTSPALEAV; encoded by the coding sequence ATGACATGGACGACGGGGACGACCGGAACGACGGAGACGGAAGCGGCGGTGTCCTTCACGGGGGCCGTCAAGGCGTTCGGCGCGGTGCGCGCCGTGGACGGGGTGGATCTGGAGATCGCCCGCGGCGAGACCGTGGCGCTGCTGGGCCGCAACGGGGCGGGCAAGTCGACCACGATCTCCCTCCTGCTCGGGCTGAACGAGCCCGACGAGGGGTCGGTCGCGCTCTTCGGCGGGCCCCCGGAGCGGGCGGTGCGCGCCGGGCGGATCGGTGCCATGCTCCAGGAGGCGCGGCCGGTGCCCCGCGTGACCGTCCGCGAGCTGGTCTCCTTCGTGGCGGGCCGCTATCCGGCGCCGTTGCCGGTGGACGAGGCGCTGCGGCTGGCGGGGATCGCGGAGCTGGCGGGACGGCGCGCCGACCGGCTCTCCGGCGGCCAGGCGCAGCGGGTGCGGTTCGCGGTGGCGCTCGCCGGGAACCCCGCGCTGATCGTGCTCGACGAGCCGACCGCCGCGCTGGACGTGGAGGCGCGGCAGGCGTTCTGGGCGTCGATGCGGGCGTACGCGCGGCGCGGGCACACCGTCCTGTTCTCCACGCACTATCTGGACGAGGCCGACGCGCACGCGGACCGGATCCTCGTCATCGACCGGGGGCGGATCGTCGCGGACGGCACCGGTGAGCAGCTCAAGCGGTCGGTCGGCGGCAACCTGGTCTCCTTCGAACTGGCCGGAGAGAGCACGCGGGGGCTGACCCTGCTGCCCGGTGTGGTGTCGGTGGAGGTGCGCGGGGACCGGGCGCGCCTGCGGACGGACGACTCGGACGCGACGGTGGTCGCGCTGGCCCAACGGGGCTCGATCCGTGGCCTGGAGGTCACCGCGGCGTCCTTGGACGACGCGTTCCTGGCCCTCACCTCACCTGCTCTGGAGGCGGTGTGA
- a CDS encoding Zn-dependent alcohol dehydrogenase yields MRAAVQHETGQDKLDVVDDVEAVGFGPGRVRIRVRATGLCHSDLSAMSGVLPQPAPFVPGHEGAGEVTEVGEGVTGLKPGDRVVVCWLPACGACPACKRGQTELCLAGFMNAGTPNFRRSGQDVFGFAGTGTFAEEVVVDAGCAVPIPDDVPFDIAALIGCGVTTGLGAALNTADVEAGSSVAVIGCGGVGISAIQGARLKGAAEIVAVDPVASRREAALRFGATRAVAPDGLADAKQSVTAGEGFDYVFEVVGRSATARTAYETTRRGGTLVVVGAGAMDDYLQLNMFELFFDEKRILPSMYGGGDVLRSYERTIALWRAGRIDLEGLITHRVPLSGINEALDQMRTGTALRTCIEI; encoded by the coding sequence ATGCGCGCAGCCGTACAGCACGAGACAGGCCAGGACAAACTCGACGTCGTCGACGACGTCGAGGCCGTGGGCTTCGGGCCCGGCCGGGTCAGGATCCGGGTGCGGGCCACCGGACTGTGCCACTCGGACCTGTCCGCGATGAGCGGCGTACTGCCGCAGCCCGCACCGTTCGTGCCCGGTCACGAGGGCGCCGGAGAGGTCACCGAGGTGGGCGAGGGAGTCACCGGTCTCAAGCCCGGCGACCGGGTCGTCGTCTGCTGGCTGCCGGCCTGCGGTGCCTGTCCCGCCTGCAAGCGCGGCCAGACCGAGCTGTGCCTGGCCGGGTTCATGAACGCGGGAACCCCCAACTTCAGGCGCTCCGGCCAGGATGTCTTCGGCTTCGCCGGGACCGGCACCTTCGCGGAGGAGGTCGTGGTGGACGCGGGCTGCGCCGTGCCCATCCCCGACGACGTGCCCTTCGACATCGCGGCCCTCATCGGCTGCGGCGTCACGACCGGGCTCGGCGCCGCCCTCAACACCGCCGACGTGGAGGCCGGTTCGTCGGTCGCGGTGATCGGCTGCGGCGGGGTCGGCATCTCCGCCATCCAGGGCGCGCGCCTCAAGGGCGCCGCCGAGATCGTCGCCGTCGACCCGGTCGCCTCCCGTCGCGAGGCCGCGCTGAGGTTCGGCGCGACGAGGGCGGTCGCCCCGGACGGACTCGCCGACGCCAAGCAGTCGGTGACCGCGGGCGAGGGCTTCGACTACGTCTTCGAGGTCGTCGGCAGGTCGGCCACCGCCCGCACCGCCTACGAGACCACCCGGCGCGGCGGCACCCTCGTCGTCGTCGGCGCGGGCGCCATGGACGACTACCTCCAGCTCAACATGTTCGAGCTGTTCTTCGACGAGAAGCGCATCCTGCCCTCCATGTACGGCGGCGGCGACGTCCTGCGCTCCTACGAGCGGACCATCGCCCTGTGGCGTGCGGGCCGTATCGACCTGGAGGGACTGATCACCCACCGGGTGCCGCTGTCCGGGATCAACGAGGCACTGGACCAGATGCGGACGGGCACCGCCCTGCGCACCTGCATCGAGATCTGA
- a CDS encoding MaoC/PaaZ C-terminal domain-containing protein, with the protein MPIDAAKALAAEPRIGEITWDRKDVQLYHLGLGAGANPDKRTPATDADELRYTLESRLHVLPSFATVAGAGSPGVIGGLSMPGVDVDLTRVLHGGQRVALHRPIPAEGRATATGRIAAVYDKGKAAILVMRTEVADAEGPLWTNDAQIFVRGEGGWGGDRGPSTRLDAPDGPPDRTVERPVREDQALLYRLSGDWNPLHADPEFAKLAGFDRPILHGLCTYGVTLKAVVDTLLDGDVSRVRSYTTRFAGVVFPGETLRIRMWRGPARDGGIRVSVTAADRDDAPVLADTVVEHA; encoded by the coding sequence ATGCCCATCGACGCCGCAAAGGCCCTCGCCGCCGAACCCCGTATCGGTGAGATCACCTGGGACCGGAAGGACGTCCAGCTCTACCACCTCGGCCTCGGAGCGGGCGCGAACCCGGACAAGCGGACCCCCGCCACGGACGCCGACGAGCTGCGCTACACCCTCGAGTCCAGGCTGCACGTCCTGCCGAGCTTCGCCACCGTCGCGGGCGCCGGCTCCCCCGGTGTGATCGGCGGTCTGTCCATGCCCGGGGTCGACGTCGACCTCACCCGCGTCCTGCACGGCGGGCAGCGCGTCGCACTGCACCGCCCGATACCGGCCGAGGGCAGGGCGACGGCCACCGGGCGGATCGCCGCCGTCTACGACAAGGGCAAGGCCGCGATCCTGGTCATGCGCACCGAGGTCGCGGACGCCGAGGGGCCGCTGTGGACGAACGACGCCCAGATCTTCGTACGGGGAGAGGGCGGCTGGGGCGGCGACCGCGGCCCCTCCACCCGCCTCGACGCACCGGACGGGCCGCCGGACCGGACCGTCGAACGCCCGGTCCGCGAGGACCAGGCGCTGCTCTACCGGCTCTCCGGCGACTGGAACCCGCTGCACGCCGACCCGGAGTTCGCCAAGCTGGCCGGCTTCGACCGGCCGATCCTGCACGGACTGTGCACGTACGGCGTGACGCTCAAGGCGGTCGTCGACACGCTGCTCGACGGGGACGTGTCCCGCGTCCGCTCGTACACCACCCGCTTCGCCGGTGTCGTGTTCCCCGGCGAGACCCTGCGCATCCGCATGTGGCGCGGGCCTGCCCGGGACGGCGGGATCCGGGTGTCGGTGACCGCGGCCGACCGGGACGACGCGCCGGTGCTGGCCGACACCGTCGTCGAGCACGCGTGA
- a CDS encoding lipid-transfer protein, whose translation MKAYVVGVGMTRFEKPETRDWQYWDMAKEAGTRALRDAGIAYIDVRQVPVGHCFQASTAGQRAAYELGLTGVPVYNVNNNCATGASALMLARQFVEGGISDCVLALGFEKMKRGALGGGADAGDFATSPVARHYGVMAARHGFEMSPPTAQIFGDAAREHMERYGTTEAQLAAVGAKNHRHSAHNPYAQFQDVYGVDEVLAARVVHRPLTKLQCSPTSDGAAAAVVVSERFAEERGLGGRAVEIVAQAMTTDTEESFASGSCIDVVGQPMSREAARQVYERAGLGIEDVDVVELHDCFSINELLTYEALGMCGEGESGKLVESGATTYGGRWVVNPSGGLISKGHPLGATGIAQVAELVWQLRGEAGERQVADARVGLAHNIGLGGAAVVTLLRAAGG comes from the coding sequence GTGAAGGCGTACGTCGTCGGGGTCGGGATGACCCGTTTCGAGAAGCCGGAGACCCGGGACTGGCAGTACTGGGACATGGCGAAGGAGGCGGGTACCCGTGCCCTGCGGGACGCGGGGATCGCGTACATCGACGTCCGGCAGGTGCCCGTCGGCCACTGCTTCCAGGCCTCCACCGCGGGGCAGCGGGCCGCCTACGAGCTGGGCCTGACCGGCGTGCCCGTCTACAACGTCAACAACAACTGCGCCACCGGGGCGAGCGCGCTGATGCTGGCGCGGCAGTTCGTCGAGGGCGGGATCTCGGACTGCGTACTGGCGTTGGGGTTCGAGAAGATGAAGCGCGGGGCGCTGGGCGGCGGCGCCGACGCCGGGGACTTCGCGACCTCCCCGGTGGCCCGGCACTACGGGGTCATGGCCGCGCGGCACGGCTTCGAGATGTCCCCGCCCACCGCGCAGATCTTCGGCGACGCGGCACGCGAGCACATGGAGCGGTACGGGACCACCGAGGCGCAGCTCGCCGCGGTCGGCGCCAAGAACCACCGGCACTCGGCTCACAACCCGTACGCCCAGTTCCAGGACGTGTACGGGGTCGACGAGGTCCTCGCCGCCCGGGTCGTGCACCGGCCGCTGACGAAGCTCCAGTGCTCGCCCACCTCCGACGGCGCCGCGGCGGCCGTCGTCGTGTCCGAGCGGTTCGCCGAAGAGCGCGGGCTGGGCGGCAGGGCGGTGGAGATCGTCGCGCAGGCGATGACCACGGACACCGAGGAGTCCTTCGCCTCCGGGTCGTGCATCGACGTCGTGGGGCAGCCCATGTCCCGGGAGGCCGCACGCCAGGTCTACGAGCGTGCGGGGCTCGGCATCGAGGACGTGGACGTCGTGGAACTGCACGACTGCTTCTCGATCAACGAACTGCTGACGTACGAGGCGCTCGGCATGTGCGGTGAGGGGGAGTCCGGCAAGCTCGTCGAATCGGGGGCCACCACCTATGGCGGGCGGTGGGTGGTGAACCCGTCCGGCGGTCTGATCTCGAAGGGGCACCCGCTGGGGGCGACCGGGATCGCCCAGGTGGCCGAGCTGGTCTGGCAGTTGCGGGGCGAGGCGGGCGAGCGGCAGGTGGCGGACGCGCGGGTCGGCCTCGCCCACAACATCGGGCTCGGCGGGGCGGCCGTGGTCACACTGCTGCGGGCGGCAGGCGGCTGA
- a CDS encoding SigE family RNA polymerase sigma factor has product MGDRKQARDEEFQGFVVGRWPRLLRTAFLLTGEQHAAEDLVQSTLEQIYVAWRRVDTADDPDAYVRRVMVNAHARRHRRRLKEFLAPKDDSGLTHEVPEGGDRMAQADDRSALLKALAQLPPRQREAVVLRYWEDLSEARVAEAMGCSVGAVKSNAAKGIAKLRAVPGLADMVTYGGRK; this is encoded by the coding sequence ATGGGGGATCGGAAACAGGCCCGGGACGAGGAGTTCCAGGGCTTTGTCGTCGGCCGCTGGCCGCGGCTGCTGCGTACGGCGTTCCTCCTCACGGGGGAGCAGCACGCGGCCGAGGACCTGGTCCAGTCGACGCTGGAACAGATCTACGTGGCCTGGCGCCGGGTCGACACGGCCGACGACCCGGACGCCTACGTCCGGCGCGTGATGGTCAACGCGCATGCCCGCAGGCACCGCCGGCGCCTCAAGGAGTTCCTGGCGCCGAAGGACGACTCGGGCCTCACCCACGAGGTTCCCGAGGGCGGCGACCGGATGGCCCAGGCCGACGACCGCAGCGCCCTGCTGAAGGCCCTCGCCCAGCTGCCGCCACGCCAGCGCGAGGCGGTCGTCCTGCGGTACTGGGAGGACCTGAGCGAGGCGCGGGTGGCGGAGGCGATGGGCTGCTCGGTGGGCGCGGTGAAGAGCAACGCGGCGAAGGGGATCGCGAAGCTCCGCGCCGTACCGGGACTGGCCGACATGGTGACGTACGGAGGGCGGAAGTGA
- a CDS encoding ABC transporter permease: MLDYLRLEVRRTLRDTGFVIGGVAMPVMMYLLFTNLGGGGDDGGWKTGSMIGMAAYGAVGSALNTGGGVAEDRVTGWLRQLRVTPMTPREVVLGRALTGSVTVLPAIAAVLAAGGLVNGVRLAAWQWAAVAVLLWLGSVPFTLLGLGNGYRLTAQTTGVANMACNLGLSVVGGLWFPVTLFPDWLRSVSVYTPANRFAELGLSVTDGRAPALGAVAVLVAWLLAFGSYAVVSYRRAARTA; the protein is encoded by the coding sequence ATGCTGGACTACCTGCGGCTGGAGGTGCGCCGCACGCTGCGCGACACCGGCTTCGTGATCGGTGGCGTCGCGATGCCCGTGATGATGTACCTGCTCTTCACCAACCTCGGTGGCGGAGGCGACGACGGCGGCTGGAAGACCGGTTCGATGATCGGGATGGCCGCGTACGGGGCGGTGGGCTCGGCCCTGAACACCGGCGGCGGGGTCGCCGAGGACCGGGTGACCGGCTGGCTGCGGCAGCTGCGGGTGACGCCGATGACGCCGCGCGAGGTGGTGCTGGGGCGGGCGCTGACCGGCTCGGTGACCGTGCTGCCGGCGATCGCCGCGGTGCTGGCCGCGGGCGGTCTGGTCAACGGCGTGCGTCTGGCGGCCTGGCAGTGGGCGGCGGTCGCGGTGCTGCTCTGGCTCGGCTCCGTGCCGTTCACGCTGCTCGGCCTGGGCAACGGCTACCGGCTGACCGCGCAGACCACCGGCGTCGCGAACATGGCGTGCAACCTGGGGCTCTCGGTGGTGGGCGGTCTGTGGTTCCCGGTCACGCTGTTCCCCGACTGGCTGCGGTCGGTGTCCGTGTACACGCCGGCCAACCGCTTCGCGGAGCTCGGCCTGTCCGTCACCGACGGCCGCGCTCCGGCGCTCGGCGCGGTCGCGGTGCTGGTGGCCTGGCTGCTGGCCTTCGGTTCGTACGCTGTGGTGTCGTACCGCAGGGCGGCGCGGACCGCCTGA
- a CDS encoding response regulator transcription factor, whose translation MPRDHRPVKCVRVLLAEDQGMMRGALALLLGMEEDLEVVAQVAAGDAIVDAALLHRPDVALLDIELPGMSGLDAAAELRRQAPDCRVLILTTFGRPGYLRRAMEAGAAGFLVKDGPVEELAEAIRRVLTGERVIDPALAAAALSAGPSPLTARECDVLKASVDGATVADIAGRLHLSESTVRNYLSSAIGKTGTRNRMEAMREARQQGWL comes from the coding sequence ATGCCCCGGGATCACCGTCCGGTGAAGTGTGTGAGGGTCCTGCTCGCCGAGGACCAGGGAATGATGCGCGGGGCGCTCGCTCTGCTGCTCGGCATGGAGGAGGACCTGGAGGTCGTCGCGCAGGTCGCGGCGGGCGACGCGATCGTGGACGCCGCGCTGCTGCACCGCCCGGACGTGGCCCTGCTGGACATCGAACTGCCGGGCATGAGCGGTCTGGACGCCGCCGCCGAGCTGCGCCGGCAGGCCCCGGACTGCCGGGTGTTGATCCTCACGACCTTCGGCCGGCCCGGCTATCTGCGCCGCGCCATGGAGGCGGGCGCCGCGGGGTTCCTGGTCAAGGACGGGCCCGTGGAGGAGCTGGCCGAGGCGATCCGTCGGGTGCTGACCGGCGAGCGGGTCATCGACCCGGCGCTGGCCGCGGCCGCGCTGAGCGCCGGGCCCAGTCCCCTCACCGCCCGCGAGTGCGACGTGCTGAAGGCCTCGGTGGACGGCGCCACCGTCGCCGACATCGCGGGCAGACTCCACCTCTCCGAGTCGACGGTCCGCAACTACCTGTCCTCCGCGATCGGCAAGACCGGCACCCGCAACCGTATGGAGGCGATGCGGGAGGCCCGTCAGCAGGGATGGCTCTGA
- a CDS encoding sensor histidine kinase, with protein MSWTHSSWMRGVVCRVKAWQESRRRWKADMVRFKAARRTARGNGQALPENPGPPPTGFALLPWLLLGMGAFSNLFQGRTANPWIGAAGLFIFNSLYINVAFRAFVKEKREALSTRLALAAMGVLTCGLAIGYGGNWLLFFPLLGLATGATLRGPWLGRTGIGLAALAGAVSGVREGWDAINIAYGTFLSTMVTAAILSLAEAVRELRAAREELARRAVEKERLRFSRDLHDLLGHTLSVIVVKSEAARRLAPRDLEAALVQVTDIESVGRQALTEIREAVTGYREGSLATELDRARSALSAVGVDPVVRQSGPPLVPRSEALLGWVLREAVTNVVRHSGATRCEISVAGTRDRVRLEIADDGDGTLSPSPVPGIGGTGLKGLTERLAAAGGSLRAGPSPRGGFTVTAELPVEGELPVDGELPADPVELPLSKVPRAR; from the coding sequence ATGTCGTGGACGCACAGCTCGTGGATGCGCGGAGTCGTCTGCCGGGTCAAGGCGTGGCAGGAGTCGCGGCGGCGGTGGAAGGCGGACATGGTGAGGTTCAAGGCGGCGCGGCGCACCGCGCGCGGGAACGGGCAGGCGCTGCCCGAGAACCCGGGGCCGCCGCCGACCGGGTTCGCCCTGCTGCCCTGGCTGCTGCTGGGTATGGGGGCCTTCTCCAACCTGTTCCAGGGCAGGACCGCGAACCCCTGGATCGGCGCCGCCGGCCTGTTCATCTTCAACTCCCTTTACATCAACGTCGCGTTCCGTGCCTTCGTGAAGGAGAAGCGCGAGGCCCTGTCCACGCGCCTGGCGCTCGCCGCGATGGGCGTGCTGACCTGCGGTCTCGCCATCGGCTACGGCGGCAACTGGCTGCTGTTCTTCCCGCTGCTCGGTCTCGCGACGGGGGCGACCCTGCGCGGCCCCTGGCTCGGCAGGACGGGTATCGGTCTGGCCGCGCTGGCGGGTGCTGTCTCCGGCGTCCGGGAGGGCTGGGACGCGATCAACATCGCGTACGGCACCTTCCTTTCCACGATGGTCACGGCGGCGATCCTGTCCCTCGCCGAGGCGGTACGGGAGCTGCGGGCCGCCCGTGAGGAGCTGGCCCGGCGCGCCGTGGAGAAGGAGCGGCTGCGTTTCTCCCGCGACCTGCACGACCTGCTCGGCCACACGCTCTCCGTGATCGTGGTGAAGTCGGAGGCGGCCCGCCGGCTGGCGCCCCGCGATCTGGAGGCGGCCCTGGTGCAGGTCACGGACATCGAGTCGGTCGGCCGCCAGGCCCTCACGGAGATCCGCGAGGCGGTCACCGGCTACCGCGAGGGCAGCCTCGCCACCGAGCTGGACCGGGCCCGCTCGGCGCTGTCCGCGGTGGGCGTCGACCCGGTCGTACGGCAGTCGGGGCCGCCCCTCGTGCCGCGGTCCGAGGCCCTGCTGGGCTGGGTGCTGCGCGAGGCGGTCACCAACGTCGTCCGGCACAGCGGCGCGACCCGCTGCGAGATCAGCGTCGCCGGTACGCGGGACCGGGTCCGTCTGGAGATCGCGGACGACGGGGACGGCACGCTCTCCCCGTCACCCGTGCCGGGCATCGGCGGAACCGGTCTGAAGGGCCTGACCGAACGCCTGGCGGCGGCCGGCGGGTCCCTGCGGGCCGGCCCGTCCCCGCGCGGCGGCTTCACGGTCACCGCCGAACTGCCCGTGGAGGGCGAGCTTCCCGTGGACGGTGAACTCCCCGCGGATCCGGTGGAGTTGCCGCTGTCCAAGGTACCCAGGGCGCGGTGA
- a CDS encoding Nif3-like dinuclear metal center hexameric protein: protein MPRLSEVIAALDTLWPPERAEGWDAVGTVCGDPDQEVTRVLFAVDPVQDVVDEAVKLGADLLVTHHPLYLRGTTTVEAGTFKGRVVHTLIKNDIALHVAHTNADRADPGVSDALAGALDLRVVRPLVPDPSDPEGRRGLGRVCELDHPVTVREFAARAAGRLPATAQGIRVAGDPDALVRTVAVSGGSGDSLFDDVRAASVDAFLTADLRHHPASEFTAVRTPSPLALLDAAHWATEWPWCELAATQLDEISDRHGWDLRVHVSKTVTDPWTAHAASNTDTSGAPN, encoded by the coding sequence GTGCCCCGTCTGTCTGAAGTCATCGCCGCGCTCGACACCCTCTGGCCGCCCGAGAGGGCCGAGGGATGGGACGCGGTCGGCACCGTCTGCGGCGACCCCGACCAGGAGGTCACGCGGGTCCTGTTCGCGGTCGACCCGGTCCAGGACGTCGTCGACGAGGCGGTGAAGCTGGGCGCCGACCTGCTGGTCACCCACCACCCGCTCTATCTGCGCGGGACGACGACGGTCGAGGCCGGCACCTTCAAGGGCCGGGTCGTGCACACCCTCATCAAGAACGACATCGCGCTGCACGTCGCGCACACCAACGCCGACCGGGCCGACCCCGGTGTCTCGGACGCCCTGGCCGGCGCGCTCGACCTCCGTGTCGTACGCCCCCTCGTGCCGGACCCGAGCGACCCCGAAGGGCGCCGTGGCCTGGGCCGCGTCTGTGAACTGGACCACCCGGTGACCGTCCGCGAGTTCGCCGCGCGCGCCGCCGGACGGCTGCCGGCCACCGCGCAGGGCATCCGGGTCGCCGGCGACCCCGACGCGCTCGTAAGGACCGTCGCGGTCAGCGGCGGCTCCGGTGACAGCCTCTTCGACGACGTGCGTGCCGCGAGCGTCGACGCCTTCCTCACCGCGGACCTCCGCCACCACCCGGCGTCGGAGTTCACGGCGGTCCGCACCCCCAGTCCTCTCGCGCTGCTCGACGCGGCGCACTGGGCCACCGAGTGGCCCTGGTGCGAGCTGGCCGCCACCCAGCTCGACGAGATCTCCGACCGCCACGGATGGGACCTGCGGGTCCACGTCTCGAAGACGGTCACCGACCCCTGGACCGCCCACGCGGCCTCGAACACCGACACATCTGGAGCCCCCAACTGA